The following coding sequences are from one Salvia hispanica cultivar TCC Black 2014 chromosome 3, UniMelb_Shisp_WGS_1.0, whole genome shotgun sequence window:
- the LOC125211964 gene encoding uncharacterized protein At3g06530 yields MAGTTISSQLNAIKTVLNVSTDPEPGKKRPLTRPSILFDAKAAADVDLDTIYGIALSGLEVLISMEERFRNYKNDLFSLNSKELDRELLGQEENKRISASIASYLRLLSGFLELHSALKTLEYLIRRYKVHVYNSEDLILCALPYHDTHVFVQIVQLIDAGNSKWKFLDGVKESGARPPREVIVQQCIRDMGVLEAICNYATPAKKIQTSQHVTGFCTAVIFEVLGIVTIDNDIVKRILPYVSFGLQLGAKGLNQKASALMIVSLLAQKAALAPNVAKSLLNSVADMARTDAKEGRDMRWLRMSVMTIVSIVQLQCMESIPKKTLDAMNEIRDISGILSGLAKDFNIDKFLVVLLESLLEYSVSDDACHHNSLSMVKTVPMKAFVSRIVSKLLATHMKLSQGSQNKQILVSICEKYPNESREVFYSFLKDAKIQSKKIQPSYDLLCKILDEHLDASREIPDPKSFFALEHSEADVRKSAVLSLDVANILEEKVAGSKKFYAIQDALLRRLHDDDLNVVLAVLNLKNVAAILSSPLLTEALQNVLQRCIQILLSSSSSASSLPKDVALLCTQQVITTFKDQEQYAATFAKMIFPLLLVRPKTRRVNLKALELAKELKCPFYENLVLLPVPEKKLDPGQISLVNTEIISKLAKTFSLRPEEYMPWLVTCCNSHEVSKTLFFLILLQSLRMLNMDVGQFFAFFDCCFPILKSEWEMLESLGISTEQSKKRNVDGDWKGILEDLDTDINNLHAEILACLFLSLSEVFAATAPNGVTLDMKEKWVSILEVLFVFYACHSKGLSGGAYKKHLEYLSTNCKMPLMEITLKLFLEEGIPAAAQIQSLHSFSHICSQLDETVARQLLPQLPSLLVPLSSDNQHVRQGAISCIKKLNLFLSHINKNGNDVASLHFLGDLLCLIIQQEKMILSDKNFLSSFFTSLLCSSSESLLVHSAIGTRFDESTRDNILEYLLGHALGLPSYAKLKILSLVKGAGSKLLCVSGVRSLLNDLLESRCSYYLGGVKSCNKLPQSEVDILCLLLECCTMANSSHEAQDLGDCILKALWVNDSEDLAVIEPCMTILRNLSSSLYGDLKTETQELIFRNLLVLFRSANGIIQNSTRDALLKIKINSSVVVWTLDSIMGQKNIPATPQQGKKQKKSSKYHDPGSYSGILDREKTQSLLSALLEVILIKKNIVKRTSLVGPLFKILHLIFVNDGWISEVTEHNKGLIAAPSGVASETKAFIQQTLLLTLEDICASMGNEIQQKDITRIFDLQLLVSCARSSSDAVTRNHAFSLITTLVKIIPDKVLDQILDILAAVGDSTITQWDKYSQRVFEGLISAILPCWLSKTNNTDQLLQVFVDVLPQVAQHRRLPIIAHILRTLGEAETLGSLLFLLFQSLISRNNDLNFHDQGRSLEHLTFAINKLWEYEFAVTLCEQYSCTTWLPSLVLALKKIGNNSLNEDTSIQLLVAMHFVANKLRDPENYYKLELEETSNGIQTMTGDLMEQVVYHLHLVDSKKKHVGVPAFIKSELKEFIRGVLKTLIRGLLPSTFFKVTITLISHVDKNVRKKALGLLCETMKDLGTNTKIDKKNLVSNLRSSWLNLNKTSEESFEKLCLEILTLLDAPDDSSSTSLKLAAVSALEALANRFPSQDKVLSMCFGSVCRGTCSDNTIFSSHCLRATGALVNALGPRALPELPGVMDSILGRSPDVSSAVAEIQRTHNSATWSSSEHSLFMSVLLTLEAVITKLAGFLNPYLGDILKLVVLHPLSFSPADQKLKLKADVVRKLITDKIPVRLLLPPVLSIYTDAFKSGDLSLLIVFEMLGNLVGSMDRSSVGAYHAKVFDLCLLALDIRHQNPASVHNISSVEQYVLNAIVTLTMKLTETMFRPLFVKTIEWSGINLEDDEEHPESANGRAISFYSLVNKLAESHRSLFVPYFKYFLDGCVRFLVDAEVMNTGLSQKKKKAKLNNKTKDKDGELSPPMWHLRALILSSLHKCFLYDTGNSKFLGSSNFQVLLKPLVSQLVVEPPVDIGSHPDVPSIEEVDNLLVACIGQMAVTAGSDLLWKPLNHEVLMQTRSEKIRARMLGLRIIKHFVENLKEEFLVFLPETIPFFGELLEDSELPVKSLAQEILKEMESMSGESLREYL; encoded by the exons AAAAGCGGCCGCTAACTCGTCCCTCAATTCTATTTGATGCCAAAGCAGCTGCCGATGTCGACCTCGACACAATTTACGGCATCGCCCTTTCTG GTTTGGAGGTTTTAATTAGTATGGAGGAGCGGTTTAGGAACTACAAGAATGATTTGTTCAGTCTCAATAGCAAGGAGCTGGACAGGGAGCTGCTTGGCCAGGAAGAAAACAAGCGAATCAGTGCATCCATAGCCTCGTATTTGAGATTGTTATCGGGATTCCTTGAGTTACATTCTGCGTTGAAGACACTTGAGTATTTGATCCGTAGATACAA GGTTCATGTGTACAATTCAGAAGACCTGATTTTATGCGCGCTGCCGTACCATGACACACATGTATTTGTTCAAATAGTTCAGTTAATTGATGCAGG GAACAGTAAGTGGAAGTTTCTTGATGGAGTTAAAGAATCAGGTGCACGGCCACCAAGAGAAGTAATTGTGCAACAGTGCATTCGAGATATGGGGGTATTGGAGGCTATCTGTAATTAT GCTACACCAGCTAAAAAGATCCAAACGTCGCAACATGTCACTGGCTTCTGTACGGCGGTTATTTTTGAGGTCTTAGGGATTGTTACTATTGATAATGATATTGTTAAGAGGATTCTTCCATATGTGAGTTTTGGGCTGCAACTTGGGGCAAAGGGGCTGAATCAGAAG GCTTCAGCTCTAATGATTGTGAGTTTACTAGCCCAAAAGGCAGCTTTGGCACCCAATGTTGCAAAAAGCTTGTTGAATTCTGTGGCAGACATGGCTAGAACAGATGCCAAGGAAGGACGCGACATGCGGTGGCTGCGCATGTCAGTAATGACCATAGTCTCAATAGTTCAG CTTCAGTGCATGGAGTCAATTCCCAAGAAGACTCTAGATGCCATGAATGAAATCAG GGATATTTCAGGGATCCTTTCAGGATTGGCGAAGGACttcaatattgataaattctTAGTTGTTCTTTTGGAATCTTTGCTTGAGTACAG TGTGTCAGATGATGCGTGTCATCATAATTCTTTATCAATGGTAAAGACTGTTCCTATGAAAGCCTTTGTCAGTCGGATAGTCTCTAAACTACTAGCTACACATATGAAGTTATCTCAAG GCTCACAGAACAAACAGATTTTGGTTTCTATTTGTGAGAAGTATCCCAATGAATCACGGGAAGTCTTCTATAGTTTCTTGAAG gATGCCAAGATTCAGTCCAAGAAAATCCAACCAAGCTATGATTTACTCTGCAAGATATTAGATGAGCATTTGGATGCTTCACGAGAAATACCCGATCCAAAATCTTTTTTTGCTTTGGAACATTCTGAG GCTGATGTTCGAAAGTCAGCAGTCTTGAGCTTGGATGTAGCCAACATTCTGGAGGAGAAAGTTGCTGGATCGAAG AAATTTTATGCCATTCAAGATGCACTTCTTCGCCGGCTTCATGATGATGATCTAAATGTTGTACTGGCAGTTCtgaatttgaaaaatgtgGCTGCAATATTAAGCTCACCACTTCTTACTGAAGCGTTACAGAACGTGCTTCAGCGATGCATTCAGATATTGCTGTCAA GTTCATCATCAGCCTCTTCTCTACCTAAGGATGTTGCTTTATTGTGCACTCAACAAGTTATCACAACTTTCAAAGATCAGGAACAATATGCAGCAACATTCGCAAAAATGATCTTCCCCTTGTTATTAGTTCGACCGAAG ACTCGGAGGGTGAACTTGAAGGCATTAGAATTGGCTAAAGAACTGAAATGTCCATTCTATGAAAACTTAGTGCTTCTTCCAGTGCCAGAGAAG AAATTGGATCCTGGGCAAATATCTTTGGTTAATACTGAGATTATCAGTAAGCTGGCAAAGACGTTCTCACTAAGACCTGAGGAGTACATGCCGTGGCTTGTAACATGCTGCAACTCTCACGAGGTCTCGAAGACATTAttctttttgattttgttgcagTCACTGAGGATGCTTAATATGG ATGTTGGccaattttttgcattttttgatTGTTGCTTCCCAATTCTAAAGAGTGAGTGGGAAATGTTAGAGTCCCTGGGCATATCTACAGAGCAG TCCAAGAAAAGAAATGTAGATGGTGACTGGAAAGGAATTCTTGAAGATCTTGACACTGACATCAACAATCTCCATGCTGAGATTCTGGCCTGCTTGTTTTTGAGTCTCTCAGAAGTTTTTGCTGCAACAGCACCTAATGGTGTAACCTTG GATATGAAGGAGAAGTGGGTATCCATACTTGAGGTTCTATTCGTATTCTATGCGTGTCACTCTAAAGGCCTATCTGGAGGTGCTTATAAGAAGCATCTGGAATACCTATCCACAAACTGCAAGATGCCTTTGATGGAAATAACGTTGAAACTGTTCTTGGAAGAAG GAATTCCAGCTGCTGCTCAAATACAGAGTCTTCATTCTTTCTCACATATCTGTTCTCAGTTAGATGAGACTGTGGCCCGTCAACTTCTTCCACAGTTACCTTCACTTCTTGTCCCACTATCTAGTGACAACCAG CATGTGAGGCAGGGTGCCATTAGCTGCATCAAAAAgctaaatttgtttttgtccCACATTAATAAGAATG GAAATGATGTAGCCTCACTGCATTTTCTTGGAGATCTGTTGTGCTTAATTATTCAACAAGAGAAGATGATATTATCGGACAAAAATTTTCTTTCCTCGTTCTTCACATCACTCCTGTGTTCATCATCTGAAAGCCTTTTGGTGCATTCTGCTATTGGAACGAG GTTTGATGAGTCCACCAGAGATAACATTCTCGAATATCTGCTTGGCCATGCTCTTGGACTTCCTTCCTATGCCAAG CTGAAGATTCTTAGTCTGGTCAAAGGTGCTGGAAGTAAGCTCTTATGTGTTTCTGGTGTGAGATCATTATTGAATGATCTTTTGGAAAGTCGGTGTTCATATTACTTGGGAGGTGTCAAATCTTGTAATAAGTTGCCCCAAAGTGAAGTTGACATATTGTGCCTTCTGCTGGAG TGTTGTACCATGGCAAATTCGTCTCATGAAGCACAAGACTTAGGGGATTGCATATTGAAGGCTTTATGG GTTAATGATTCCGAAGACTTGGCAGTAATAGAGCCATGCATGACAATTTTGAGAAATCTTAGTAGTTCTCTTTATGGAGATTTGAAGACTGAAACTCAG GAGCTTATCTTCCGAAACCTATTGGTTTTGTTTAGGAGTGCAAATGGCATTATACAGAATTCTACGAGAGATGCGTTGTTGAAAATTAAA ATAAATTCCTCAGTTGTTGTATGGACTCTTGATTCGATTATGGGACAGAAAAATATTCCAGCGACTCCACAACAAGGGAAGAAGCAAAAGAAATCTTCCAAATATCATGATCCTGGTTCTTATTCTGGAATACTTGACAGAGAAAAAACCCAATCTCTCTTGAGTGCTCTTCTTGAAGTAATTTtgataaagaaaaacatagTTAAGAG AACTTCACTTGTCGGCCCCCTATTTAAGATCCTCCACCTAATATTTGTGAATGATGGGTGGATTTCTGAAGTCACTGAGCATAATAAAGGGCTTATAGCTGCGCCATCTGGTGTTGCTTCTGAGACAAAAGCCTTCATTCAGCAGACTTTGCTACTCACTTTGGAAGATATCTGTGCTTCAATGGGAAATGAAATTCAGCAAAAG gACATCACTCGTATTTTTGACCTTCAACTGTTAGTAAGCTGTGCTCGGTCATCAAGTGATGCTGTTACTCGGAATCATGCATTCTCGTTGATTACCACCCTTGTAAAGATTATACCTGACAAAGTCTTGGATCAAATCCTGGATATTCTTGCTGCTGTTGGCGATTCTACTATAACACAG TGGGACAAATATTCTCAACGTGTGTTTGAAGGGCTTATATCAGCCATTTTACCTTGCTGGTTATCCAAGACTAACAACACAGACCAGTTGCTTCAG GTTTTTGTGGATGTTTTGCCGCAAGTTGCACAACATAGGAGACTTCCCATCATTGCACATATATTAAG AACTCTTGGAGAGGCTGAAACTCTGGGTTCACTGCTCTTTCTCCTCTTCCAATCATTGATCTCTAGAAATAACGACCTTAATTTCCATGATCAAGGGCGATCTTTAGAACACTTGACTTTTGCAATCAATAAGCTATGGGAGTACGAATTTGCTGTGACACTCTGTGAGCAGTATTCTTGCACAACCTGGCTTCCTTCTCTCGTCTTAGCACTTAAGAAAATTGGAAATAATTCCTTAAATGAAGACACATCTATACAATTGCTGGTGGCAATGCACTTTGTTGCTAACAAGTTGCGAGATCCTGAAAATTACTACAAGCTTGAGTTGGAAGAAACTTCAAATGGGATTCAG ACAATGACTGGTGATCTTATGGAGCAAGTTGTGTATCATCTTCACCTGGTTGACTCTAAAAAGAAGCATGTTGGTGTTCCAGCTTTCATCAAGAGTGAGCTGAAGGAGTTCATTCGTGGTGTCTTGAAAACTCTTATAAGGGGCCTTTTGCCATCCACCTTCTTCAAAGTCACTATAACTTTGATCAGTCATGTTGATAAAAATGTCAGGAAGAAG GCTCTTGGGCTTTTGTGTGAGACCATGAAGGACTTGGGTACAAACACAAAGATTGATAAGAAGAATTTAGTATCAAACTTAAGAAGCTCATGGCTAAATCTGAACAAAACATCTGAAGAATCGTTTGAGAAGTTGTGTTTGGAAATATTGACATTACTCGATGCCCCTGATGATAGCTCTAGTACTTCCCTGAAACTGGCTGCAGTATCTGCATTGGAGGCATTAGCGAACAGGTTCCCTTCACAAGATAAAGTCCTTAGCATGTGCTTTGGATCTGTATGTAGGGGGACATGTTCAGACAATACAATTTTCTCCAGTCATTGTCTTCGCGCCACTGGTGCTTTAGTTAATGCGCTTGGGCCAAGAGCGCTTCCTGAACTTCCTGGTGTTATGGATTCCATACTTGGGAGATCTCCTGATGTTTCTTCAGCGGTTGCAGAAATTCAGAGAACACACAACAGTGCTACATGGTCTTCATCAGAGCACTCCCTTTTCATGTCAGTTCTACTAACCTTGGAGGCAGTCATCACCAAGCTTGCAGGGTTTCTAAATCCTTATCTGGGGGACATATTAAAACTAGTTGTATTGCATCCTCTGTCCTTTTCCCCTGCTGATCAAAAGCTGAAGTTGAAAGCTGATGTTGTGCGCAAGCTCATCACTGATAAGATCCCT GTTCGACTTCTGCTCCCCCCAGTGTTATCAATATACACTGATGCCTTTAAGTCTGGGGATTTGAGTTTGCTGATTGTTTTTGAAATGCTTGGAAATTTGGTTGGTTCAATGGATAGATCCTCAGTTGGTGCTTACCATGCAAAAGTATTTGACTTATGCCTGCTAGCTCTTGATATACGGCATCAGAACCCTGCTTCAGTTCACAATATTAGTTCTGTTGAGCAATATGTCCTCAATGCTATTGTTACCCTGACCATGAAACTCACAGAGACTATGTTCAGGCCACTTTTTGTCAAGACTATTGAATGGTCTGGTATAAATTTGGAAGATGATGAAGAGCATCCTGAAAGTGCTAATGGCCGTGCTATCTCTTTCTATAGTTTGGTGAACAAACTTGCTGAAAGCCATCG GTCACTGTTTGTTCCATACTTCAAGTATTTTCTGGATGGCTGTGTTCGATTTCTTGTTGATGCTGAAGTTATGAACACGGGACTGTCtcagaagaaaaagaaggctaagcttaataataaaacaaaggaCAAAGACGGTGAATTGTCCCCTCCAATGTGGCATCTCCGGGCTTTGATCTTGTCATCTCTCCATAAGTGTTTCCTCTATGATACTGGAAACTCAAAGTTTCTTGGTTCTTCTAATTTCCAG GTTCTTTTGAAACCATTGGTGTCACAGCTTGTAGTAGAACCCCCAGTTGACATTGGCAGTCATCCTGATGTGCCATCCATAGAAGAAGTGGATAATTTGTTGGTCGCCTGTATTGGTCAGATGGCAGTTACTGCTGGTTCAGACCTCCTATGGAAGCCTCTCAATCACGAG GTGTTGATGCAGACTCGCAGTGAAAAGATACGAGCCCGTATGTTGGGGTTGAGAATTATTAAGCATTTTGTGGAGAACTTGAAAGAGGAGTTTCTCGTATTTTTGCCAGAAACTATTCCCTTCTTTGGTGAGTTGCTTGAAGATTCAGAGCTACCTGTCAAATCTCTTGCGCAAGAAATTCTCAAGGAAATGGAATCCATGAGTGGCGAAAGCCTTCGAGAGTATCTGTGA
- the LOC125211492 gene encoding uncharacterized protein LOC125211492 encodes MRRLGGGGRHMGGGTIRSLQRAISAKTGGTAKKLRPTSPNTALTLSSPSTLSLPPPQAVSAAADWEYVTRTDEDETAARAFYDDYVFHSVPSADEVHHAVSALQLALGSSSPTQECDEIEWFEPSHNHYSTKEMQRRPSNDVVNNAFHLLETEPCVQRMVVSLSSDKAVWDAVMNNEVVKELRGSMHRVGSLVSESSGGPSGDGDGNMISWVVKFAKAKIMQVMDLITKLVGDVFKGGKKGDDGLDEKVKSSLLLSILVLAVVVLARAKTG; translated from the exons ATGCGCAGGttgggcggcggcggcagacATATGGGCGGCGGCACCATCAGATCCCTCCAAAGGGCCATCAGTGCAAAGACAGGAGGAACAGCCAAGAAGCTGCGGCCCACTTCTCCCAACACCGCTCTAACTCTTTCATCTCCATCGACGCTCAGTCTTCCGCCACCGCAAGCTGTTTCTGCGGCGGCCGACTGGGAGTATGTTACTAGGACTGATGAAGATGAGACGGCGGCGCGTGCTTTCTACGATGATTATGTGTTTCATTCTGTTCCATCTGCTGATGAAGTTCATCATGCTGTTTCTGCACTTCAGCT GGCCCTTGGTTCCAGCTCTCCAACACAAGaatgtgatgaaattgagTGGTTTGAGCCCTCACACAACCACTACTCTACCAAAGAGATGCAGCGTCGTCCGAGCAACGATGTGGTGAACAATGCCTTCCATTTATTGGAGACTGAGCCTTGTGTGCAGAGAATGGTTGTCTCCTTATCCTCTGATAAGGCCGTCTGGGACGCGGTCATGAACAACGAGGTCGTGAAGGAGCTTCGAGGATCAATGCATCGAG TTGGTAGCTTGGTCTCGGAGAGCTCAGGTGGCCCGAGTGGGGACGGAGACGGAAACATGATCAGTTGGGTTGTCAAGTTTGCCAAGGCCAAAATCATGCAAGTGATGGACCTCATCACAAAGCTTGTGGGTGATGTTTTTAAGGGGGGCAAGAAAGGAGATGATGGGTTGGATGAGAAAGTGAAGAGCTCGTTGTTGCTATCGATCCTGGTGCTAGCCGTGGTAGTCCTGGCTCGAGCCAAGACCGGCTAA
- the LOC125209893 gene encoding splicing factor-like protein 1, with protein IEDGNSGAGGRKRKSRWADDEPKPVIQLPDFIKDFAGGIEFDPEIQSLNSRLLEISRKLQSGLLLDDRPEGARSPSPEPIYDNMGVRINTREYRAREKLNRERQEIISQIIKKNPAFKPPADYRPPKLYKKLYIPMKEYPGYNFIGLIIGPRGNTQKRMERETGAKIVIRGKGSVKEGRLQQKRDLKPDPSENEDLHVLVEADTQDALDAAAGMVEKLLQPVDEVLNEHKRQQLRELAALNGTIRDEEYCRLCGEPGHRQYACPSRTSTFKSDVLCKICGDGGHPTIDCPVKNTTGKKMDDEYQNFLAELGGTGPESSNKSSSATLALPGGSGMNPPWASSTDSVSNTTQASLGSTLIKPKEFDETNLYIGYLPPTLEDDGLISLFSPFGEIVMAKVIKDRVSGLSKGYGFVKYADVQQANNAIASMNGHRLDGRTIAVRIAGKLPQPTVPPGPPAPPMSAYPTPNQPIGAYPSQQYNAGGPIGSAPPGIYPGAPVPWGPPPPPSYSPYPPPPPGSTTYPPVPGQAVHQYGMQYPPPPMPPGSSDVQTQAVSSTDSQQSYPPGVQSQSSAPVPTYAYGVSVSSMLLPNPQVPYPMPPYSYPPHYGAVPPPPPAAPQSSGDPSQGLSNIPWSSNPSVPPPPPSAEKNDYSTDSEYEKFMAEMK; from the coding sequence ATAGAGGATGGAAATTCGGGAGCGGGTGGGCGGAAGCGGAAGTCGAGGTGGGCAGATGACGAGCCAAAGCCGGTGATCCAGCTGCCTGATTTCATCAAGGACTTCGCTGGAGGTATTGAATTCGATCCCGAGATCCAATCTTTGAACAGTAGGTTGCTTGAGATTAGTCGTAAGTTGCAATCGGGTTTGCTATTGGATGATCGGCCCGAGGGTGCTAGGTCGCCCTCCCCCGAACCTATTTATGATAACATGGGAGTCAGGATTAATACTAGGGAGTATCGTGCTAGAGAGAAGTTGAATAGGGAGAGGCAAGAGATTATATCACAGATTATTAAGAAGAATCCTGCGTTTAAGCCCCCTGCGGATTATAGGCCGCCTAAGCTTTATAAGAAGCTATACATACCAATGAAAGAGTATCCGGGGTATAATTTTATTGGGTTGATTATTGGTCCGAGAGGAAACACTCAGAAGAGGATGGAAAGGGAGACTGGTGCCAAGATTGTTATCCGGGGCAAAGGGTCGGTGAAGGAAGGTAGGTTGCAGCAGAAAAGGGATTTGAAGCCTGATCCCTCAGAAAATGAGGATTTGCATGTGCTGGTGGAGGCTGACACTCAGGATGCTCTTGATGCTGCTGCGGGTATGGTTGAGAAACTCCTGCAGCCAGTTGACGAGGTTCTTAATGAGCACAAGAGGCAGCAACTTAGGGAGCTTGCTGCGTTGAATGGTACTATTAGAGATGAGGAGTATTGTAGGTTGTGTGGGGAGCCTGGCCATCGACAGTATGCGTGTCCTTCTCGGACTTCAACTTTCAAGAGTGATGTTTTGTGTAAGATTTGCGGTGATGGTGGGCATCCTACTATTGATTGCCCGGTGAAGAATACTACTGGCAAGAAAATGGATGATGAGTATCAGAACTTCCTGGCAGAACTTGGAGGAACTGGTCCAGAGTCTTCAAACAAGTCGAGCTCTGCAACGCTTGCACTTCCCGGGGGTTCAGGTATGAATCCTCCTTGGGCAAGTTCTACCGACTCAGTGAGTAACACCACACAAGCTAGTCTTGGATCAACACTGATCAAGCCAAAAGAATTCGATGAGACCAACTTATACATAGGTTATTTGCCTCCCACTCTGGAGGATGATGGTTTGATCAGTTTGTTTTCTCCCTTTGGTGAAATTGTGATGGCTAAAGTTATAAAAGACCGCGTGTCTGGTTTGAGCAAGGGTTATGGCTTTGTGAAGTATGCGGATGTTCAGCAGGCAAATAATGCGATTGCAAGCATGAATGGACACAGGTTAGATGGGAGAACAATTGCTGTGCGAATCGCGGGTAAACTACCTCAGCCCACAGTGCCTCCAGGTCCTCCTGCTCCACCTATGTCAGCATATCCTACTCCAAATCAGCCTATCGGTGCCTACCCCTCCCAGCAGTACAATGCTGGTGGTCCCATTGGAAGTGCACCACCTGGCATCTATCCTGGGGCACCAGTTCCTTGGGGACCTCCGCCACCTCCTTCATATTCCCCGTatcctcctccaccaccagGATCGACAACGTACCCTCCAGTTCCAGGTCAAGCAGTTCATCAATATGGAATGCAATATCCTCCGCCTCCAATGCCTCCAGGTTCCTCTGATGTCCAGACTCAGGCTGTCTCTTCCACCGACTCACAGCAAAGTTACCCTCCAGGAGTACAATCTCAGAGTAGTGCTCCTGTTCCAACTTATGCCTATGGAGTTTCTGTTTCTTCAATGTTACTGCCAAATCCCCAGGTTCCTTACCCAATGCCTCCATATAGCTATCCACCTCATTATGGTGCTGTTCCGCCACCCCCTCCTGCTGCACCTCAGTCTTCTGGGGACCCTTCTCAAGGCTTGAGTAATATTCCGTGGTCCTCGAATCCATCtgtgcctcctccaccaccatcGGCTGAGAAAAATGACTACAGCACAGATTCTGAATATGAGAAGTTCATGGcagaaatgaaataa
- the LOC125209895 gene encoding LOW QUALITY PROTEIN: probable isoaspartyl peptidase/L-asparaginase 3 (The sequence of the model RefSeq protein was modified relative to this genomic sequence to represent the inferred CDS: substituted 2 bases at 2 genomic stop codons), with translation TIGDEVRPVKFPLVVSTWPFKEAVRAAWRTAESGLSAIDAVVEGCSACELLRCDGTVGPGGSPDENGETTIDAMVMNGVTMEVGAVAAMRYVSDGIKAARLVMQHTEHTLLVGEQASRFAISMGLPGPTNLSSEESIEKWVNWKKNSCQPNFRKECAASXXLCPYHLNSTTNLGEKFFSNNERVGLDASRPNHFGLHNHDTIAMAVIDKKGLIAVGTSTNGATFKIPGRVGDGPIAGSSAYADTEVGACGASGDGDIMMRFLLAIKSWRV, from the exons ACAATTGGAGATGAAGTCAGACCTGTGAAATTCCCTTTGGTTGTGAGCACATGGCCCTTCAAGGAAGCTGTTAGAGCAGCATGGAGGACTGCAGAGAGTGGGCTTTCGGCGATTGATGCAGTCGTAGAAGGCTGCTCTGCATGTGAGCTACTGAGATGCGATGGTACAG TTGGTCCTGGTGGAAGCCCAGATGAGAATGGAGAAACTACAATTGATGCGATGGTCATGAATGGG GTGACAATGGAGGTTGGAGCAGTTGCTGCAATGCGGTATGTCAGTGATGGCATCAAAGCTGCTAGATTAGTAATGCAGCATACAGAACACACTTTGCTTGTCGGAGAGCAAGCATCAAGATTTGCAATATCTATGGGTCTTCCTGGCCCCACTAACCTAAGCTCTGAAGAATCTATAGAGAAGTGGGTTAATTGGAAAAAGAATAGTTGCCAGCCAAATTTTCGGAAAGAATGTGCTGCCAGTTAATGACTGTGTCCATATCATCTGAATAGTACCACGAACCTGGGTGAGAAATTTTTCTCGAACAATGAGAGGGTTGGTCTTGATGCATCTAGGCCAAACCATTTTGGTCTCCATAACCATGATACAATAGCAATGGCTGTTATTGACAAA AAAGGACTTATAGCTGTTGGTACCTCAACGAATGGTGCCACCTTTAAGATCCCTGGCAG GGTTGGTGATGGACCTATTGCCGGTTCTTCTGCATATGCTGACACAGAAGTAGGAGCTTGTGGGGCAAGTGGCGATGGTGATATCATGATGCGCTTTCTCCTTG CTATCAAGTCGTGGAGAGTATGA